A window of the Alkalibaculum bacchi genome harbors these coding sequences:
- the tlp gene encoding small acid-soluble spore protein Tlp, whose protein sequence is MKNKPKPDDRRDNVDKIEYNIGKTLQNIERANEMIDVTDDQNMKQTLKEKNERRKEALKGMREEIRDEATDKKNGYK, encoded by the coding sequence ATGAAAAATAAGCCAAAGCCAGATGATAGAAGAGATAATGTAGATAAAATTGAGTATAATATTGGAAAAACTCTTCAGAATATCGAACGTGCTAATGAGATGATTGATGTTACAGATGATCAAAATATGAAACAAACTCTTAAAGAAAAAAATGAGAGAAGAAAAGAAGCTCTTAAGGGAATGAGAGAAGAAATCAGAGATGAAGCAACAGACAAGAAAAACGGATACAAATGA
- a CDS encoding UbiX family flavin prenyltransferase: MMENTIKKKKIVVGMSGASGAILGINLLRILKERPDYESHLVISKGAEETIYQETKYKVSDVMDLADCIYDIKNIGGKIASGTFRTEGMIIIPCSMKTVAGIATGYSDNLLLRAADVTLKEGRTLVVVPRETPLSSIHLRNMLSLSQAGAILIPPMITYYNDPYSIDDMNTHIIGKVLEKFHIELDGFKRWGEDV, translated from the coding sequence ATGATGGAAAATACAATAAAAAAGAAGAAAATTGTTGTAGGTATGAGTGGGGCTAGTGGTGCTATACTTGGGATTAATCTCTTAAGAATTTTAAAAGAAAGACCTGATTACGAAAGTCATCTTGTCATTTCTAAGGGGGCAGAGGAGACAATTTACCAAGAGACAAAGTACAAAGTGTCCGATGTAATGGATTTGGCAGATTGTATTTACGATATAAAGAATATTGGTGGTAAAATTGCCTCAGGCACCTTTCGCACAGAAGGGATGATTATTATCCCTTGTAGCATGAAAACCGTAGCAGGAATTGCAACGGGCTATTCGGATAATTTACTATTGAGGGCAGCAGATGTTACCTTAAAAGAGGGGCGAACCCTTGTGGTAGTTCCTAGAGAAACACCTTTAAGTTCTATACATCTAAGAAATATGCTGTCTTTGTCACAAGCTGGAGCGATTCTAATTCCGCCAATGATTACATATTACAATGATCCTTATAGTATAGATGATATGAATACACATATCATCGGCAAGGTTTTAGAAAAGTTTCATATTGAACTAGATGGATTTAAGCGATGGGGAGAAGATGTATGA